The proteins below come from a single Necator americanus strain Aroian chromosome V, whole genome shotgun sequence genomic window:
- a CDS encoding hypothetical protein (NECATOR_CHRV.G19898.T2) encodes MVQGTSEAHLDITLPYRFRGLVGEGRPFSKKEDVRAPERRAQYHSLEDELLSPRLGFGANSVLSPRFGFFLEQPSWK; translated from the exons ATGGTTCAAGGTACATCAGAAGCCCATCTAG ATATCACACTACCTTACCGATTTCGAGGCTTGGTTGGTGAAGGTCGGccgttttcgaaaaaagaggATGTAAGAGCTCCCGAGCGACGAGCGCAATACCATAGTTTGGAAGACGAACTCCTTTCGCCTCGTCTTGGATTCGGCGCAAATAGTGTCTTATCACCACGATTTGGTTTCTTTCTTGAACAGCCAAGCTGGAAGTga
- a CDS encoding hypothetical protein (NECATOR_CHRV.G19899.T1) produces the protein MRSVFGMSLILHKISSTRTSNITEDSHTFLTEETHAEIYSTKKIGMCQDITNGNSSEYSEVEHERSLQCSSHK, from the exons atgcgTAGCGTCTTCGGAATGAGCCTTATTCTCCACAAAATTTCGAGCACAAGAACTTCCAATATCACTGAAGATTCACATACTTTTCTTACAGAG GAAACACATGCAGAAAtatattccacaaaaaaaatcgggaTGTGTCAAGACATAACAAATGGCAACTCAAGCGAATACAGTGAAGTTGAACac GAGAGAAGTTTGCAATGTTCGTCGCACAAGTGA
- a CDS encoding hypothetical protein (NECATOR_CHRV.G19900.T2), with the protein MQPELESLCNNSYDKRDRDASTQTYVMELNLKWRVVLLKSSANQMATMFCTGPKRTSLTLGTEKLVASDPCTKKRMRHYSTNQRNGARVRLTSQLGHFTAKMSSSLFSRSSKEENLAAPKVQRSSPAKDTITIAKGAIYLIAGNDVELKLWPSKS; encoded by the exons ATGCAGCCAGAATTGGAGTCTTTATGCAATAACTCGTATGATAAGCGAGATCGAGACGCCTCGACACAGACCTATGTAAtggaattgaatttgaaatggaGGGTAGTATTACTCAAGTCATCAG CAAATCAGATGGCAACGATGTTTTGTACTGGTCCGAAGCGAACCTCATTGACTCTGGGCACTGAGAAGCTTGTGGCGAGTGATCCCTGtaccaaaaaaagaatgcgTCACTACTCAACGAATCAACGAAACGGTGCCAGGGTGCGACTCACATCACAACTCGGCCACTTCACCGCAAAGAT GTCGTCTTCGCTGTTCTCTCGGTCTTCCAAGGAAGAGAATTTAGCCGCTCCCAAGGTCCAGCGAAGCAGTCCGGCAAAAGACACAATAACAATTGCTAAG GGTGCAATATACTTGATTGCTGGGAATGATGTCGAACTGAAGCTATGGCCTAGTAAATCTTAG
- a CDS encoding hypothetical protein (NECATOR_CHRV.G19900.T1) produces MQPELESLCNNSYDKRDRDASTQTYVMELNLKWRVVLLKSSANQMATMFCTGPKRTSLTLGTEKLVASDPCTKKRMRHYSTNQRNGARVRLTSQLGHFTAKMSTKKVDFEEVQSSEQCDI; encoded by the exons ATGCAGCCAGAATTGGAGTCTTTATGCAATAACTCGTATGATAAGCGAGATCGAGACGCCTCGACACAGACCTATGTAAtggaattgaatttgaaatggaGGGTAGTATTACTCAAGTCATCAG CAAATCAGATGGCAACGATGTTTTGTACTGGTCCGAAGCGAACCTCATTGACTCTGGGCACTGAGAAGCTTGTGGCGAGTGATCCCTGtaccaaaaaaagaatgcgTCACTACTCAACGAATCAACGAAACGGTGCCAGGGTGCGACTCACATCACAACTCGGCCACTTCACCGCAAAGATGTCCACCAAAAAAGTTGATTTCGAAGAAGTTCAATCTAGTGAACAGTGTGATATATGA
- a CDS encoding hypothetical protein (NECATOR_CHRV.G19901.T1), producing MAARIIPITIQRPNDVSSNVSEKSASPPAQASSTSSEMSANSRPVPLSLIRNRSIDDFNEQVVNMLDEVEKRVEQLREAASMLEQEKEQILDMLNSVSLNTELLRLGQGDREDINAITNRLAARTKTVDVTVNTPRSAEQERALSSVNHLIDGVVEKLQEDMQAGKDVGSLCETCRRYLNACNPDQPDGPIDQRFQAQLIECTADDQKKIRRKLAQLISHFERAERTFSPQW from the exons ATGGCCGCTAGAATCATTCCGATCACTATTCAACGACCTAACGATGTATCAAGCAACGTCAGCGAGAAGTCAGCTTCGCCTCCGGCCCAGGCGTCGTCCACTTCGTCAGAG ATGTCTGCCAACTCGCGACCTGTACCTCTGTCACTGATACGAAATCGAAGCATTGACGATTTCAACGAGCAAGTTGTGAATATGCTTGACGAGGTCGAAAAAAGAGTTGAACAGTTGAG AGAGGCTGCTTCGATGCTTGAACAAGAGAAGGAGCAGATCCTGGATATGCTAAACAGTGTTAGCCTAAATACAGAGTTGCTTAGGCTTGGTCAGG GTGATCGCGAAGACATCAATGCTATAACAAATCGGCTTGCAGCTAGAACAAAGACGGTGGAC GTAACAGTAAACACACCCAGAAGCGCTGAGCAGGAACGTGCCCTCTCCTCCGTTAACCATCTTATTGATGGTGTTGTCGAGAAACTGCAAGAAGATATGCAAGCAGGAAAAGATGTGGGTTCTCTTTGTGAG ACATGCCGCCGTTATCTAAATGCCTGTAATCCCGACCAGCCAGATGGACCAATTGACCAGAGATTCCAGGCACAG TTGATCGAATGTACCGCAGATGACCAGAAGAAAATCCGCCGAAAGCTTGCCCaactcatttctcatttcgaACGCGCTGAGCGCACTTTTTCACCACAATGGTGA
- a CDS encoding hypothetical protein (NECATOR_CHRV.G19901.T2), with translation MAARIIPITIQRPNDVSSNVSEKSASPPAQASSTSSEMSANSRPVPLSLIRNRSIDDFNEQVVNMLDEVEKRVEQLREAASMLEQEKEQILDMLNSVSLNTELLRLGQGDREDINAITNRLAARTKTVDVTVNTPRSAEQERALSSVNHLIDGVVEKLQEDMQAGKDTCRRYLNACNPDQPDGPIDQRFQAQLIECTADDQKKIRRKLAQLISHFERAERTFSPQW, from the exons ATGGCCGCTAGAATCATTCCGATCACTATTCAACGACCTAACGATGTATCAAGCAACGTCAGCGAGAAGTCAGCTTCGCCTCCGGCCCAGGCGTCGTCCACTTCGTCAGAG ATGTCTGCCAACTCGCGACCTGTACCTCTGTCACTGATACGAAATCGAAGCATTGACGATTTCAACGAGCAAGTTGTGAATATGCTTGACGAGGTCGAAAAAAGAGTTGAACAGTTGAG AGAGGCTGCTTCGATGCTTGAACAAGAGAAGGAGCAGATCCTGGATATGCTAAACAGTGTTAGCCTAAATACAGAGTTGCTTAGGCTTGGTCAGG GTGATCGCGAAGACATCAATGCTATAACAAATCGGCTTGCAGCTAGAACAAAGACGGTGGAC GTAACAGTAAACACACCCAGAAGCGCTGAGCAGGAACGTGCCCTCTCCTCCGTTAACCATCTTATTGATGGTGTTGTCGAGAAACTGCAAGAAGATATGCAAGCAGGAAAAGAT ACATGCCGCCGTTATCTAAATGCCTGTAATCCCGACCAGCCAGATGGACCAATTGACCAGAGATTCCAGGCACAG TTGATCGAATGTACCGCAGATGACCAGAAGAAAATCCGCCGAAAGCTTGCCCaactcatttctcatttcgaACGCGCTGAGCGCACTTTTTCACCACAATGGTGA